One part of the Mycobacterium marinum genome encodes these proteins:
- a CDS encoding amino acid permease, with the protein MRTPSSPTHPDDIALASEDAGYHKSLKPRQLQMIAIGGAIGTGLFLGAGGRLASAGPALFLVYAVCGVFAFLILRALGELVLHRPSSGSFVSYAREFFGEKAAYVAGWMYFLNWAMTSIVDSTAIATYFHFWRVFEGIPQWALALFALGIALSMNLISVTLFGEIEFWAALIKVVSLLTFLVVGTIFLAGRYPVDGHSTGLGLLAHGGGLFPYGVLPLVVVTSGVVFAYAAVELVGTAAGETAEPEKVMPRAINSVIARIALFYVGSLFLLGLLLPYTDYKAGESPFVTFFDKIGVTGAGSIMNVVVMTAAFSSLNAGLYSTGRILRSMAMNGSAPSFTARMSQRGVPYGGICLTAAIGLIGVLLNGVVPEMAFEIVLNIAALGILASWATIVCCQIQLFRWSKQGIVYRPSFRMWGAPYTGYLTLVFLVAVLVLMGFSYPIGTWTVATLGLIIPMLIGGWFLVRDQVLEIARRRIGYTGEFPVVANPGPMDKK; encoded by the coding sequence TTGAGAACCCCGTCGAGCCCGACCCATCCCGATGACATCGCTCTCGCGAGCGAAGATGCCGGCTATCACAAGAGCCTTAAGCCGCGCCAGCTACAGATGATCGCGATCGGCGGTGCGATTGGCACCGGCCTGTTTCTTGGCGCCGGTGGACGGCTGGCCAGCGCCGGTCCAGCACTGTTTCTGGTCTACGCGGTCTGTGGAGTGTTCGCCTTCCTGATCTTGCGGGCATTGGGTGAGCTCGTGCTGCACCGGCCGTCGTCGGGGTCGTTTGTCTCCTATGCGCGCGAATTCTTCGGCGAAAAGGCGGCCTATGTCGCGGGCTGGATGTATTTCCTGAACTGGGCGATGACCTCGATTGTCGACTCGACTGCGATCGCCACCTACTTCCATTTCTGGCGGGTTTTCGAGGGCATCCCGCAGTGGGCGCTGGCGTTGTTCGCGCTGGGTATCGCGTTGAGCATGAACCTGATCTCGGTGACCCTGTTCGGTGAGATCGAGTTCTGGGCGGCCCTGATCAAGGTGGTGTCGCTGCTGACCTTCCTGGTCGTGGGCACCATATTCCTGGCCGGCCGTTACCCCGTCGATGGTCATTCCACCGGTCTCGGCCTGCTCGCCCACGGCGGCGGACTCTTCCCGTATGGCGTGCTGCCCCTGGTCGTCGTCACCTCGGGCGTGGTCTTCGCCTATGCGGCGGTCGAGCTGGTTGGAACGGCAGCGGGGGAGACGGCGGAGCCGGAGAAGGTGATGCCGCGTGCCATCAACTCGGTGATCGCGCGTATTGCCCTGTTCTACGTTGGATCGTTGTTTTTGCTCGGCCTGTTGCTGCCCTACACCGACTACAAGGCCGGTGAGAGCCCGTTTGTCACCTTCTTCGACAAGATCGGGGTGACCGGCGCCGGCTCGATCATGAACGTAGTGGTGATGACCGCGGCGTTCTCCAGTCTCAACGCAGGTTTGTATTCGACCGGGCGCATCCTGCGCTCGATGGCGATGAACGGCAGTGCACCGAGTTTCACCGCACGGATGTCGCAACGAGGAGTCCCTTATGGCGGGATCTGTCTGACGGCCGCCATCGGCCTGATCGGGGTGTTGCTCAACGGCGTCGTTCCCGAGATGGCTTTCGAGATCGTCCTCAATATCGCGGCGCTGGGCATTCTCGCGTCCTGGGCGACCATTGTTTGCTGCCAGATTCAGCTGTTCCGCTGGTCGAAGCAGGGCATCGTGTACCGGCCGTCGTTTCGCATGTGGGGTGCGCCCTACACCGGTTATCTCACCTTGGTGTTTCTGGTCGCGGTGCTGGTTTTGATGGGGTTCTCCTACCCAATCGGCACCTGGACCGTAGCGACCCTGGGACTCATCATTCCGATGCTGATCGGCGGTTGGTTCCTGGTCCGCGACCAAGTGCTGGAGATTGCGCGCAGACGTATCGGCTATACCGGCGAGTTTCCCGTGGTCGCCAACCCAGGGCCGATGGACAAGAAATAG
- a CDS encoding RES family NAD+ phosphorylase, with protein sequence MVADLGEPNRPLSGGRVWTWKWPETLSARGWQWCRVYHLSTHTPDAITHRAFGPLHRLDHHTPPAAHPAICPEGRSVLYVAGTLATALGEVFGDLGEAAVCPRFRVGLLRPRTEIVVLDLRSEGAAMRIGALPSLATGAYPRVRTQAWARAIYEDQPARRPVHGVYYHAAHSNGRALALWDTDGAVDHVRIRARQRQDFALADAAIWPRVLVAAAELAMTAARVDSCPLCDISAT encoded by the coding sequence GTGGTAGCCGACCTCGGCGAACCGAATCGTCCGCTCTCAGGTGGTCGGGTCTGGACGTGGAAGTGGCCGGAAACGCTGAGCGCCCGCGGCTGGCAGTGGTGCCGGGTCTACCACCTGTCCACGCACACCCCGGACGCCATCACCCATCGCGCTTTCGGGCCGCTGCACCGCCTCGACCACCACACGCCGCCGGCAGCTCATCCGGCGATCTGTCCTGAGGGAAGATCTGTGCTCTACGTTGCCGGCACCCTGGCCACCGCGCTGGGCGAGGTCTTTGGTGACCTAGGAGAGGCCGCCGTCTGTCCCCGGTTTCGGGTCGGGCTGTTGCGTCCGCGCACCGAGATCGTGGTGCTGGATCTGCGATCCGAGGGCGCCGCGATGCGCATCGGCGCGTTGCCGTCGCTGGCCACCGGCGCCTATCCGCGGGTTCGCACTCAAGCCTGGGCACGGGCCATCTACGAAGATCAGCCGGCGCGCCGCCCGGTACACGGTGTCTACTACCACGCCGCGCACAGCAACGGTCGCGCGCTGGCGTTGTGGGACACCGACGGTGCTGTTGACCATGTGCGGATTCGCGCGCGCCAGCGCCAGGACTTCGCGCTGGCCGACGCGGCTATCTGGCCGCGGGTTCTGGTGGCCGCCGCCGAGCTCGCAATGACCGCCGCACGGGTCGATTCCTGCCCGTTGTGTGACATTTCGGCAACTTGA
- the fni gene encoding type 2 isopentenyl-diphosphate Delta-isomerase, with protein sequence MTNDPAEISSRKRRHIDVCLNDDVNYVGVTTGLERYRLPFNALTQTSLADIDLSTEFFGVPLRAPVLIGAMTGGAELSATINRNLATAAQRLGIGMMLGSQRIMLDDARGQRAASSFAVREVAPDVLLIGNIGLAQLTKDAVGAVAAALRRVGANALAVHANSLQEAMQHGGDTDFSGSLGRLRDAADLLDYPLLLKEVGHGIGAAAVAQLLRLPGGLPVSGIDVAGAGGTSWSRVEQLVRYGELRYPELADWGIPTAEAIVEVRQALPAVPLVASGGIRTGMDAAKAIALGADVVAIARPLLAPAIESATAVQDWLQLFLDELRVCLHCCGAPDLTSLRNIGVTAIR encoded by the coding sequence ATGACCAACGACCCGGCCGAGATCTCCAGCCGCAAGCGCCGGCACATCGACGTGTGCCTCAACGACGATGTCAACTACGTCGGCGTGACGACCGGGCTCGAACGCTACCGCCTGCCCTTCAACGCACTGACCCAAACCAGCCTCGCCGACATCGACTTGTCGACCGAGTTTTTCGGCGTGCCATTGCGTGCCCCGGTCCTGATCGGCGCGATGACCGGCGGTGCCGAGCTGTCCGCGACGATCAACCGCAATTTGGCCACCGCCGCGCAGCGCCTCGGTATCGGAATGATGCTGGGCTCGCAGCGGATCATGCTCGACGATGCCCGCGGGCAGCGGGCGGCGTCGAGTTTCGCGGTGCGTGAGGTAGCACCCGACGTGCTGTTGATCGGCAACATCGGTCTGGCTCAGTTGACCAAGGACGCGGTTGGGGCCGTGGCTGCCGCGCTGCGCCGGGTTGGTGCGAATGCACTTGCGGTGCACGCTAACTCACTGCAGGAAGCGATGCAGCACGGTGGTGATACCGACTTCTCCGGGTCACTGGGTCGGCTGCGCGACGCAGCCGACTTGCTGGACTATCCGTTGCTGCTCAAGGAGGTTGGCCACGGCATCGGGGCCGCGGCCGTCGCGCAACTGCTGCGGCTGCCCGGCGGGCTGCCGGTATCGGGTATCGACGTGGCCGGCGCCGGAGGAACCTCGTGGTCGCGGGTGGAGCAGTTGGTTCGCTACGGCGAGCTGCGCTACCCGGAACTGGCTGACTGGGGTATCCCCACCGCTGAGGCGATTGTCGAGGTGCGCCAAGCGTTGCCGGCTGTCCCGCTGGTCGCCTCCGGCGGCATCCGCACCGGAATGGATGCGGCCAAAGCGATCGCCCTGGGCGCCGATGTGGTCGCGATTGCTCGCCCGTTGCTTGCGCCGGCGATCGAATCCGCCACGGCGGTGCAGGATTGGTTGCAGCTGTTCCTCGACGAACTCCGAGTCTGCCTGCACTGTTGCGGCGCGCCGGATCTCACGTCGCTGCGCAACATCGGTGTGACAGCCATCCGGTAG
- a CDS encoding MarR family winged helix-turn-helix transcriptional regulator, giving the protein MTKRVAVNRQPSRAELERLLSADLRAITAHSDRVGRYYARHNDLSHGDFQALLHIMVAETAGTPVTPAQLSQRLDVSAAAITYLADRMIHAGHIRREADPEDRRKSHLRFEQSSLELAHKFFMPLGDHMREAMADLSDRDLRAAHRVLTAMMDGMATFEKELFESPPQKSERARTTPAQAENS; this is encoded by the coding sequence GTGACCAAGCGCGTCGCTGTGAATCGACAGCCGAGTCGAGCCGAGCTGGAGCGGCTGTTATCGGCTGATCTGCGCGCCATCACCGCTCATTCCGACCGGGTCGGCCGCTACTACGCCCGACACAACGATCTCAGCCACGGCGACTTCCAGGCATTGCTGCACATCATGGTCGCCGAGACCGCGGGGACACCCGTGACACCGGCCCAGCTCAGCCAGCGATTGGACGTCTCGGCCGCGGCGATCACCTATCTTGCCGATCGGATGATCCATGCCGGGCACATCCGCCGCGAAGCCGATCCCGAGGACCGGCGCAAATCACACCTTCGCTTCGAGCAAAGCAGCCTGGAGCTCGCACACAAGTTCTTCATGCCGCTCGGCGACCACATGCGCGAGGCGATGGCTGATCTGTCCGACCGTGATCTGCGGGCCGCACACCGGGTGCTCACGGCGATGATGGACGGGATGGCGACCTTCGAAAAGGAGCTCTTCGAGTCACCCCCGCAGAAATCGGAGCGCGCCCGCACAACGCCGGCGCAGGCGGAAAACTCCTAA
- a CDS encoding helix-turn-helix domain-containing protein: MVTRTPTRNAAPRRRQRASASAAQLSSAVHAVLDAAPASVKAGFVEAVAARDTDGLDESLWGSAPTAKEMSGAALQALQDDFVARRELLTMSLSTAEVAELLDISSQAVLDRITSGDLIGLKDGRQWRIPMWQLNAGAQRGFLPGIAQLRQAFPGGIVALSKWAATPNPELGDITPADALVDARIDDVIAVVAKSTAAAW, translated from the coding sequence ATGGTCACCCGCACCCCAACGCGTAATGCGGCGCCGCGACGGCGTCAGCGGGCCAGCGCGTCGGCCGCACAGCTGAGTTCTGCGGTGCACGCGGTGTTGGACGCGGCGCCCGCGTCGGTCAAAGCGGGCTTTGTCGAAGCAGTCGCGGCACGGGACACGGACGGTCTGGACGAATCGTTGTGGGGTAGTGCGCCAACCGCCAAGGAAATGAGCGGCGCTGCGCTGCAGGCATTGCAGGACGACTTCGTCGCCCGCCGAGAATTGCTGACCATGTCGCTGTCGACGGCGGAGGTTGCCGAGTTGCTCGACATCTCCAGCCAGGCCGTGCTTGACCGGATCACCAGTGGCGACCTGATCGGTCTCAAGGACGGTCGCCAGTGGCGAATACCCATGTGGCAGCTCAACGCCGGGGCACAACGCGGCTTTCTGCCGGGAATCGCGCAACTGCGACAGGCCTTTCCGGGGGGAATCGTCGCCTTGAGCAAGTGGGCCGCCACGCCGAACCCGGAACTGGGCGACATCACACCGGCCGATGCCCTGGTCGACGCGCGCATCGACGATGTGATCGCGGTGGTGGCGAAGTCGACCGCGGCGGCGTGGTAG